A stretch of the Planctomycetota bacterium genome encodes the following:
- the carB gene encoding carbamoyl-phosphate synthase large subunit: MPKRTDLRSILVLGSGPIVIGQGCEFDYSGTQACKALRAEGCRVVLVNSNPATIMTDPMFSDRTYIEPITPEAVRKVIERECDPESGGEGIDAILPTLGGQTALNCACALHDDGTLERFGIEMIGADRTVIHRAEDREAFREVCEGIDLPLPPSQTVTSLDEAMEALAELGLPAIVRPAFTLGGWGGGVAYNTEEFRTQVASGLAASMIGQVQIDRSLLGWKEFELEVVRDRRDNCVVVCGIENIDPMGVHTGDSITVAPILTLTDKEYQILRDAAFAVMRAVGVETGGSNVQFAVNPNPAPRDDGEEPFEFVVVEMNPRVSRSSALASKATGFPIAKIAARLALGYTLDELRNDITATTSACFEPSIDYVVTKMPRWTFEKFPEADETLTTQMKSVGEAMAIGRTFKESLQKAIRSMEVKRFGLGLDRNDKWLTAMRAVEREQLVLDFARPGDASHAISSTGLRTADGQPIEWPIDDTKLLRKLSVPSQGRLYYVRYALKMGWSIERVCEATRIDAFFVHQIAELVAFEDELLAFPTLGDVPRDVLRRAKQLGYSDAQLANVYLDAIQSETILEVRRHRDGLGIRPAYKLVDTCAAEFEAATPYYYSTYESDVVEYNAETGEARRVDDEVRVTDARKVIILGGGPNRIGQGIEFDYCCCHAAFAARDMGFESVMINSNPETVSTDYDTSDLLFFEPLTLEDVLNVAEALGGDDRLLGCVVQFGGQTPLNLAHGLALAGTPIIGTSLASIDLAEDRDRFDGLLEQLELKRPASGIARSPAEAEEVAGRIGYPVLVRPSYVLGGRGMEICQNAGALRRYVDSAVRSAGLDGSLADAPILIDQFLAGATEVDVDLLADFDPAGADAGGRAIICGIMEHIEHAGVHSGDSTCFLPPNELPARTIASVADASKRLAGALRVRGLMNVQLAVKDDEVFVLEVNPRASRTAPFVSKGKHTPWPRLAAQVMMGASLEELEVREVPAPGVFAVKAPVFPHQKFPRVDFVLGPEMRSTGEVMGLDASPPLALAKAAMAAGNALPTGGAVFVSVRDADKLEILPVVRGLRAMGFEVYSTTGTARFLERYSVQVTVLQKIAAGARPNVIDMMMSGDISLVINTPTNSGRETDEGLIRSTAVRLSIPMITTASAARAAVDAIAALRAGDWGVRALQEHAAAAAAAVPS, from the coding sequence ATGCCCAAGCGGACCGATCTTCGCTCCATCCTCGTGCTGGGCTCCGGCCCGATCGTCATTGGTCAGGGCTGCGAATTCGACTACTCGGGCACCCAGGCGTGCAAGGCGCTGCGGGCCGAGGGCTGCCGGGTCGTTCTGGTCAATTCCAACCCCGCGACGATCATGACCGATCCGATGTTCTCGGATCGCACGTACATCGAGCCCATCACGCCCGAGGCGGTGCGGAAGGTCATCGAGCGGGAGTGCGACCCCGAGAGCGGGGGCGAGGGCATCGACGCGATCCTGCCGACGCTGGGCGGCCAGACGGCCCTCAACTGCGCGTGTGCGCTGCACGACGACGGCACGCTGGAACGCTTCGGCATCGAGATGATCGGCGCGGACCGCACGGTGATCCACCGGGCCGAGGACCGCGAGGCCTTCCGCGAGGTGTGCGAGGGCATCGATCTGCCGCTGCCGCCGTCGCAGACGGTGACGAGCCTCGACGAGGCGATGGAGGCCCTCGCAGAGCTAGGCCTGCCCGCGATCGTCCGGCCGGCGTTCACGCTGGGCGGCTGGGGTGGCGGCGTCGCGTACAACACCGAGGAGTTCCGCACGCAGGTCGCCAGCGGGCTGGCGGCGAGCATGATCGGCCAGGTCCAGATCGATCGCAGCCTGCTGGGCTGGAAGGAGTTCGAGCTCGAGGTCGTGCGGGACCGCCGCGACAACTGCGTGGTGGTCTGCGGCATCGAGAACATCGACCCGATGGGCGTGCACACCGGCGACTCGATCACGGTGGCGCCCATCCTTACGCTGACCGACAAGGAGTACCAGATCCTCCGCGACGCGGCCTTTGCGGTGATGCGGGCGGTTGGCGTCGAGACCGGCGGCAGCAACGTGCAGTTCGCGGTCAATCCCAATCCCGCGCCGCGGGACGACGGCGAGGAGCCCTTCGAGTTCGTCGTCGTCGAGATGAACCCCCGGGTGTCTCGGTCGAGCGCCCTGGCCAGCAAGGCGACGGGCTTCCCGATCGCCAAGATCGCCGCGCGGCTGGCGCTGGGCTACACGCTCGACGAGCTACGCAACGACATCACGGCGACGACGAGCGCGTGCTTCGAGCCCTCGATCGACTACGTCGTCACAAAGATGCCCCGGTGGACCTTCGAGAAGTTCCCCGAGGCCGACGAGACGCTCACGACGCAGATGAAGAGCGTGGGCGAGGCGATGGCCATCGGGCGGACGTTCAAGGAGAGCCTCCAGAAGGCCATCCGCTCCATGGAGGTCAAGCGCTTCGGCCTGGGGCTGGACCGCAACGACAAGTGGCTGACGGCGATGCGGGCGGTCGAGCGAGAGCAGCTCGTGCTGGACTTTGCGCGGCCCGGCGACGCGTCGCACGCCATCAGCTCGACCGGGCTGCGGACCGCCGACGGGCAGCCCATCGAGTGGCCCATCGACGACACCAAGCTGCTGCGGAAGCTCTCGGTGCCCAGCCAGGGGCGGCTGTACTACGTGCGGTACGCGCTCAAGATGGGCTGGTCGATCGAACGGGTCTGCGAGGCCACGAGGATCGACGCGTTCTTCGTGCACCAGATCGCGGAGCTCGTGGCCTTCGAGGACGAGCTGCTGGCCTTCCCGACGCTGGGCGACGTGCCCCGCGACGTGCTGCGGCGGGCCAAGCAGCTGGGCTACTCCGATGCGCAGCTCGCCAACGTATACCTCGATGCCATCCAGTCCGAGACCATCCTCGAGGTCCGCCGGCACCGCGACGGCCTGGGCATCCGGCCGGCCTACAAGCTTGTGGACACCTGTGCCGCCGAGTTCGAGGCTGCTACGCCGTACTACTACTCGACGTACGAGTCCGACGTCGTCGAGTACAACGCCGAGACGGGCGAGGCCCGCCGCGTCGACGACGAGGTCCGCGTCACGGACGCCCGCAAGGTGATCATCCTGGGGGGCGGGCCCAACCGCATCGGCCAGGGCATCGAATTCGACTACTGCTGCTGCCATGCCGCCTTCGCCGCCCGAGACATGGGCTTCGAGAGCGTGATGATCAACTCCAATCCGGAGACGGTCAGCACCGACTACGACACGAGCGACCTGCTATTCTTCGAGCCGCTCACGCTCGAGGACGTGCTCAACGTGGCCGAGGCGCTGGGCGGGGACGACCGCCTGCTGGGCTGCGTGGTGCAGTTCGGCGGGCAGACGCCGCTGAATCTGGCGCACGGGCTCGCGCTGGCGGGCACGCCGATCATCGGCACGAGCCTGGCGTCCATCGACCTCGCGGAGGATCGGGATCGCTTCGACGGCCTGCTCGAGCAGCTCGAGCTGAAGCGGCCGGCGAGCGGCATCGCACGGTCGCCCGCCGAGGCCGAAGAGGTCGCCGGCCGCATCGGCTATCCGGTGCTGGTCCGGCCCAGCTACGTGCTGGGCGGTCGGGGCATGGAGATCTGCCAGAACGCGGGTGCGCTTCGGCGGTACGTGGATTCGGCCGTCCGCAGCGCCGGACTCGACGGCAGCCTCGCGGACGCGCCCATCCTGATCGACCAGTTCCTGGCCGGCGCGACCGAGGTCGACGTCGACCTGCTGGCCGACTTCGATCCCGCGGGTGCTGACGCTGGTGGCAGGGCCATCATCTGCGGCATCATGGAGCACATCGAGCACGCGGGCGTGCACAGCGGCGACAGCACCTGCTTCCTGCCGCCCAACGAGCTGCCCGCCCGCACGATCGCGTCGGTGGCGGATGCGTCCAAGCGGCTCGCCGGCGCGCTGCGGGTGCGGGGGCTGATGAACGTGCAGCTGGCCGTCAAGGACGACGAGGTCTTCGTGCTGGAGGTCAACCCGCGGGCCAGCCGCACCGCGCCGTTCGTCAGCAAGGGCAAGCACACGCCCTGGCCCCGGCTGGCGGCGCAGGTGATGATGGGTGCCTCGCTCGAGGAGCTGGAGGTCCGCGAGGTGCCCGCGCCGGGCGTGTTCGCGGTCAAGGCCCCGGTGTTCCCCCACCAGAAGTTCCCGCGGGTGGACTTCGTGCTGGGGCCCGAGATGCGGAGCACCGGGGAGGTGATGGGGCTAGACGCCTCGCCGCCGCTGGCGCTCGCCAAGGCCGCCATGGCCGCCGGCAACGCGCTGCCGACCGGCGGCGCCGTGTTCGTGTCGGTGCGGGACGCCGACAAGCTCGAGATCCTCCCCGTCGTGCGGGGGTTGCGGGCCATGGGCTTCGAGGTCTACTCGACGACGGGCACGGCTCGCTTCCTGGAGCGCTACAGCGTGCAGGTGACCGTGCTGCAGAAGATCGCCGCGGGCGCACGGCCCAACGTCATCGACATGATGATGAGCGGCGATATCAGCCTGGTCATCAACACGCCAACCAACAGCGGCCGCGAGACCGACGAGGGCCTGATCCGCTCGACGGCGGTCCGGCTGTCCATCCCGATGATCACGACGGCGAGCGCGGCGCGGGCCGCGGTGGACGCCATCGCCGCGCTGCGTGCCGGCGACTGGGGCGTGCGGGCGCTCCAGGAGCACGCCGCGGCCGCCGCGGCAGCGGTGCCCTCGTAG
- the glmS gene encoding glutamine--fructose-6-phosphate transaminase (isomerizing) yields MCGIVAYIGSRQARPLLIEGLKRLEYRGYDSAGMAIINGGLQVARTVGRVAALENTVEQRGGFDGTLGIAHTRWATHGAVTEANAHPHRDDRSGIAMVHNGIIENYAALRTYLTERGHTFTSETDTEVLAVLIGELFDPDNGLDLEQAVQAALREVTGAYAIAVICEREPGTLVCARKGSPLMVGVGNGEYVVASDPSAIVAHTNQAFPLDDYNVVKITRDRFTTSTIHNVPVTPRVEQLELDLEQIELGGYAHYMQKEIFEQPQALRTCMRGRLDHDEGRVVLGGLRQFAPQLVRSRRVILAAQGTALHSAMIGEYLLEDLAKIPAECEYASEFRYRNPIIEEGVVVVAVSQSGETADTLAALTEAKDRGALSLGVINAVGSTIARTTDAGVYLRCGPEIGVASTKAFTGQVAVLTMIALFMARRRFMSTDQCASLIRELEQVPEKIERVLERNDEIRRLTQRYVERENWLFLGRGYNYPTALEGALKLKEISYIHAEGMPAAEMKHGPIALIDEGMPAVFIATRGSQYEKVMSNIAEVRSRKGHVIAVATEGDENIASHVEDVVYIPDVPECLSPLLAVVPLQLLAYHAAVMRGHDVDKPRNLAKSVTVE; encoded by the coding sequence ATGTGCGGAATCGTCGCCTACATCGGATCGCGGCAGGCCCGCCCGCTGCTCATCGAGGGGCTCAAGCGGCTCGAGTACCGCGGCTACGACTCGGCGGGGATGGCGATCATCAACGGCGGGCTCCAGGTCGCCCGGACCGTCGGCCGCGTCGCCGCCCTGGAGAACACCGTCGAGCAGCGGGGCGGCTTCGACGGCACACTCGGCATCGCCCACACACGCTGGGCCACCCACGGCGCCGTCACCGAGGCCAACGCCCACCCCCACCGCGACGACCGCAGCGGCATCGCGATGGTGCACAACGGCATCATCGAGAACTACGCCGCCCTTCGGACCTACCTCACCGAACGGGGCCACACGTTCACCAGCGAGACCGACACCGAGGTGCTGGCCGTCCTCATCGGTGAGCTCTTCGATCCCGACAACGGCCTGGACCTCGAGCAGGCGGTCCAGGCCGCCCTCCGCGAGGTCACCGGTGCCTACGCCATCGCGGTCATCTGCGAGCGCGAGCCCGGCACGCTGGTGTGCGCACGCAAGGGCTCGCCGCTCATGGTCGGCGTGGGCAACGGGGAGTACGTCGTCGCCTCCGATCCCTCGGCCATCGTCGCCCACACCAACCAGGCCTTCCCCCTCGACGACTACAACGTCGTCAAGATCACCCGCGACCGCTTCACGACCAGCACCATCCACAACGTGCCCGTGACGCCCCGCGTCGAGCAGCTGGAGCTGGACCTCGAGCAGATCGAGCTGGGCGGATACGCCCACTACATGCAGAAGGAGATCTTCGAGCAGCCCCAGGCGCTGCGGACCTGCATGCGGGGGCGGCTCGACCACGACGAGGGCCGCGTCGTGCTCGGCGGGCTCCGCCAGTTCGCCCCCCAACTGGTCCGCAGCCGGCGGGTGATCCTGGCGGCCCAGGGCACCGCGCTGCACTCGGCCATGATCGGCGAGTACCTGCTGGAGGACCTCGCCAAGATCCCCGCCGAGTGCGAGTACGCCAGCGAATTCCGCTACCGCAACCCCATCATCGAGGAGGGCGTGGTCGTCGTCGCGGTCAGCCAGAGCGGCGAGACCGCCGACACGCTCGCGGCACTGACCGAGGCCAAGGACCGCGGCGCCCTGTCGCTGGGCGTCATCAACGCCGTCGGCTCGACCATCGCGCGCACGACCGACGCGGGGGTCTACCTCCGCTGCGGGCCCGAGATCGGCGTCGCGAGCACCAAGGCGTTCACGGGCCAGGTCGCGGTGCTCACGATGATCGCCCTGTTCATGGCCCGTCGCCGCTTCATGTCCACCGACCAGTGCGCATCCCTGATTCGTGAGCTGGAACAGGTTCCCGAGAAGATCGAGCGCGTGCTGGAGCGCAACGACGAGATCCGCCGCCTCACGCAGCGGTACGTCGAGCGTGAGAACTGGCTGTTCCTGGGCCGGGGGTACAACTACCCCACCGCCCTCGAGGGCGCCCTCAAGCTCAAGGAGATCAGCTACATCCACGCCGAGGGCATGCCCGCGGCCGAGATGAAGCACGGGCCGATCGCCCTCATCGACGAGGGCATGCCCGCGGTGTTCATCGCGACCAGGGGCAGCCAATACGAGAAGGTGATGAGCAACATAGCCGAGGTCCGCAGCCGTAAGGGCCACGTCATCGCGGTCGCCACCGAGGGCGACGAGAACATCGCCTCGCACGTCGAGGACGTCGTCTACATCCCCGACGTGCCCGAGTGCCTCAGCCCGCTGCTGGCCGTCGTGCCGCTGCAGTTGCTGGCCTACCACGCCGCGGTCATGCGGGGCCACGACGTCGACAAGCCCCGCAACCTGGCCAAGAGCGTCACCGTCGAGTAA
- a CDS encoding aldehyde dehydrogenase — translation MAQAGEAAAPTRGHPASGGVLPGATPRGEATSAADAWTLRERLAWVGRFRRAIARSEGEFAELAADEIGKDSFETLVSDLMPLLASCRWHERHARGLLRPRRRRGGAIWQLGQRHWMRREPLGLVGIIATWNYPVQLLGIQLVQALVGGNRVVVKPSERCPRTQALLLDLAVDAGVPEGALRSLPATREAGVALVEDEPIDHLVFTGSTAVGRRIAERLAARLVPSTLELTGCDSAIVLEDADADLAARSIAAAVRLNAGQTCMAPRRVLVAESIADRFEAALRSQFAAMQPVQMCDEGEATDARRLAGAAGEGRLLRPDVVACEPTDELARGEHFGPVLALLRVGSRAEAFELSRSFGQHLATCLFTRDAGRTDDLHRLSTGAVTINDAVIPSAHPGSPIPALGRSGWGASQGREGLLAMTRPVHVSTTSRRLRVPADPPTPRQAERLRSFVRWWYGR, via the coding sequence ATGGCGCAGGCGGGCGAGGCAGCGGCTCCGACGAGGGGACATCCAGCAAGCGGCGGCGTGCTCCCCGGGGCGACGCCGCGCGGCGAGGCCACCAGCGCGGCGGACGCGTGGACGCTCCGCGAGCGGCTGGCGTGGGTGGGCCGCTTCCGACGCGCGATCGCGAGGTCCGAGGGCGAATTCGCGGAGCTCGCGGCCGACGAGATCGGCAAGGATTCCTTCGAGACGCTGGTGAGCGACCTGATGCCGCTGCTGGCTAGCTGCCGCTGGCACGAGCGACACGCCCGCGGGCTGCTGCGGCCCCGGCGGCGGCGGGGCGGCGCGATCTGGCAGCTCGGCCAGCGGCACTGGATGCGGCGCGAGCCGCTGGGCTTGGTCGGCATCATCGCGACCTGGAACTACCCCGTTCAGCTGCTGGGCATCCAGCTGGTGCAGGCGCTGGTCGGGGGCAACCGCGTCGTGGTCAAGCCCAGCGAGCGCTGTCCGCGGACGCAGGCGTTGCTGCTCGATCTCGCGGTGGACGCCGGCGTGCCCGAGGGCGCGCTGCGGTCGCTGCCGGCGACGCGGGAGGCCGGCGTCGCGCTCGTGGAGGACGAGCCGATCGACCACCTCGTGTTCACGGGCTCGACGGCGGTGGGCCGCCGCATCGCCGAGCGACTCGCCGCCAGGCTCGTGCCCAGCACGCTGGAGCTGACGGGCTGCGATTCGGCGATCGTGCTGGAGGACGCCGACGCGGATCTTGCGGCCCGATCGATCGCGGCGGCCGTGCGGCTCAACGCGGGTCAGACCTGCATGGCGCCGAGGCGGGTGCTCGTGGCGGAGTCCATCGCGGATCGCTTCGAGGCGGCGCTCCGTTCGCAGTTCGCGGCGATGCAACCCGTGCAGATGTGCGACGAGGGCGAAGCGACCGACGCGAGGCGGCTGGCGGGCGCGGCGGGCGAGGGGCGGCTCCTCCGGCCCGATGTCGTCGCCTGCGAACCAACGGACGAGCTTGCGCGGGGCGAGCACTTCGGTCCGGTGCTGGCGCTGCTGCGGGTGGGCTCGCGGGCCGAGGCATTCGAGCTTAGCCGCTCCTTCGGCCAGCACCTGGCCACGTGCCTGTTCACGCGGGACGCCGGCCGCACCGACGACCTGCACCGGCTGAGCACGGGAGCCGTGACCATCAACGATGCGGTGATCCCGTCAGCGCACCCCGGATCACCCATCCCGGCGCTGGGCCGCAGCGGGTGGGGCGCGTCGCAGGGACGCGAGGGTCTGCTGGCGATGACGCGGCCGGTGCACGTCTCGACCACGAGCCGCCGGCTCCGGGTGCCGGCGGATCCGCCGACGCCGCGGCAGGCCGAGCGGCTGCGCTCGTTCGTGCGGTGGTGGTACGGACGGTAG
- the crtI gene encoding phytoene desaturase family protein, giving the protein MPTSTTPDAHAPVAIVGAGPGGLAAGVLLAASGVPVRIYESQPYVGGRTSRISMQGESGEFRFDCGPTFFLMPYVLDEIFRAAGRRLADAVDLTRLDPMYRLLLGRPGEEPIRLDATQDVDEMARRIGAIDDEDGRAFRRFIADNRAKLVAAEPILRRPIRGPLDLLKPDAVRALPHINPHKSVHQLLSKYFRHPQVQLAVSFQSKYLGMSPYDCPSLFTILPFIEYEYGIWHVDGGLNRLCHAMAGIIEDLGGEVRMDAPVERLSFEGNRATGVVVRGEHQAHPHVVLNADAPWALKSLLPADRLARVGGYDSHERIDAKRHSCSTFMMYLGLSGEVDLPHHTIYVSARYQENLDEISRLGTLSEDPSAYCCNPVVTDASMAPPGCTALYVLVPTPNLRSGVDFDAERNRLRADAMAQLERVFGIEDAEARIQCERIISPTDWSRMNINLGATFNLAHNLGQMLHLRPRHRLQGLDGVWMVGGGTHPGSGLPVIFLSSQITASLLCQDLGVRYAGAEHTTPGLPSTQAADETTLASVMS; this is encoded by the coding sequence ATGCCCACGAGCACGACCCCGGACGCCCACGCTCCCGTCGCCATCGTCGGCGCCGGCCCCGGCGGCCTCGCCGCGGGCGTGCTGCTTGCCGCCAGCGGCGTGCCGGTCCGCATCTACGAATCGCAGCCCTACGTTGGCGGCCGCACCAGCCGCATCAGCATGCAGGGCGAGAGCGGCGAATTCCGCTTCGATTGCGGCCCCACCTTCTTCCTGATGCCGTACGTGCTCGACGAGATCTTCCGCGCCGCCGGCCGGAGGCTCGCCGACGCGGTCGACCTCACGCGCCTGGATCCCATGTACCGCCTGCTGCTGGGCCGCCCGGGCGAGGAGCCCATCCGCCTCGATGCCACGCAGGACGTCGACGAGATGGCGCGACGGATCGGCGCCATCGATGACGAGGATGGGCGGGCCTTCCGGCGGTTCATCGCCGACAACCGGGCCAAGCTCGTTGCGGCCGAGCCCATCCTGCGCCGCCCGATCCGCGGCCCGCTCGACCTGCTCAAGCCCGATGCCGTCCGGGCGCTGCCGCACATCAATCCGCACAAGAGCGTGCACCAGCTGCTCTCGAAGTACTTCCGCCATCCACAGGTCCAACTCGCCGTCAGCTTCCAGAGCAAGTACCTGGGCATGAGCCCCTACGACTGTCCGAGCCTGTTCACCATCCTGCCGTTCATCGAGTACGAGTACGGCATCTGGCACGTCGACGGCGGGCTCAACCGCCTCTGCCACGCGATGGCCGGGATCATCGAGGACCTCGGCGGCGAGGTCCGCATGGATGCGCCGGTCGAGCGACTGAGCTTCGAGGGCAACCGCGCCACGGGCGTCGTGGTCCGTGGCGAGCACCAGGCCCATCCGCACGTCGTGCTCAACGCCGACGCACCCTGGGCGCTCAAGTCGCTGCTGCCCGCCGATCGCCTCGCCCGCGTCGGCGGCTACGACTCGCACGAGCGCATCGATGCCAAGCGGCATTCGTGCAGCACCTTCATGATGTACCTCGGCCTCAGCGGCGAGGTCGACCTGCCGCACCACACCATCTACGTCTCCGCTCGATATCAGGAGAATCTCGACGAGATCTCCAGGCTCGGCACGCTGAGCGAGGACCCCTCGGCCTACTGCTGCAACCCGGTGGTGACCGACGCGTCGATGGCCCCGCCCGGCTGCACCGCGCTCTACGTGCTGGTGCCCACGCCCAACCTCCGCAGCGGCGTGGACTTCGACGCCGAGCGCAACCGGCTCCGCGCCGACGCGATGGCGCAGCTCGAGCGGGTCTTCGGCATCGAGGACGCCGAGGCCCGCATCCAGTGCGAGCGGATCATCAGTCCCACCGACTGGTCCCGGATGAACATCAACCTCGGGGCGACCTTCAACCTAGCCCACAACCTGGGGCAGATGCTCCACCTCCGCCCGCGGCACCGCCTCCAGGGACTCGACGGCGTCTGGATGGTCGGCGGAGGGACCCACCCCGGCAGCGGCCTGCCCGTGATCTTCCTGTCCAGCCAGATCACCGCGAGCCTGCTGTGCCAGGACCTGGGCGTCCGCTACGCCGGCGCCGAGCACACGACGCCGGGCCTGCCCAGCACACAAGCCGCCGACGAGACGACCCTCGCCAGCGTGATGTCCTGA
- the aat gene encoding leucyl/phenylalanyl-tRNA--protein transferase — MDQTEPVRDPEPPIELSVDLLLRAYASGVFPMADTESGAVHWYRPDPRAVIPLAVEGDGVAAGTPVFRISRSLRQRVRSGRFRITTDLAFADVLRACARDGERDTGCWLTDELMRAYDDMHDAGYAHSIEAWLDGDGGPMLVGGLYGVLVGGLFAGESMFSAADAGGTDASKVCMVHLVDTLRRIGALVLDTQFYTEHLGRFGAIEVDGEDYLHAVDYAVRASCAWPAPGELAMPGIVGMAEPGG; from the coding sequence ATGGACCAAACAGAACCCGTTCGCGATCCCGAGCCGCCCATCGAGCTCTCGGTGGATCTCCTGCTGAGGGCCTACGCCAGCGGCGTGTTCCCGATGGCCGACACCGAGAGCGGCGCCGTGCACTGGTATCGGCCGGATCCGCGGGCGGTCATCCCGCTTGCGGTCGAGGGCGACGGCGTGGCCGCGGGCACGCCGGTCTTCCGCATCAGTCGATCGCTGCGGCAGCGGGTGCGGTCGGGGCGGTTCCGCATCACGACCGACCTGGCGTTCGCCGATGTCCTCCGCGCGTGTGCCCGCGACGGCGAGCGGGACACCGGCTGCTGGCTTACAGATGAGCTGATGCGGGCGTACGACGACATGCACGACGCGGGCTATGCGCACAGCATCGAGGCATGGCTCGACGGCGATGGCGGGCCGATGCTCGTGGGCGGGCTCTACGGCGTGCTGGTGGGCGGCCTGTTCGCCGGCGAGAGCATGTTCAGCGCGGCCGACGCCGGCGGCACCGACGCCAGCAAGGTGTGCATGGTGCACCTCGTCGATACGCTCCGGCGGATCGGCGCGCTGGTGCTCGACACCCAGTTCTACACCGAGCACCTCGGCCGCTTCGGCGCGATCGAGGTCGATGGCGAGGACTACCTGCATGCGGTGGACTACGCCGTGCGGGCGTCGTGTGCGTGGCCCGCACCCGGGGAGCTGGCGATGCCCGGCATCGTCGGGATGGCCGAGCCGGGCGGGTGA